One genomic segment of Ignavibacteriota bacterium includes these proteins:
- a CDS encoding response regulator transcription factor — translation MNFAITCILQRLNDFEVYGVEPEEIHNEIIKYKPHLLICEVEKTKDETCLLIEKIKEDFPNLKILVLVDYNDRKHISELLKYKLEGYLLKNTTKEELIFAAKKIHNGEKYYSKKIYEYVMNNFDKELNEQKSEMIDELLSEREKEILEHIVLGKKNKEISQTFFISENTVLTHRRNIMKKMNVKSTPELIVASIRNGIVTFK, via the coding sequence ATGAATTTTGCAATAACTTGTATTCTTCAACGATTGAATGATTTTGAAGTATATGGAGTTGAACCTGAAGAAATTCATAATGAAATTATAAAGTATAAACCGCATTTACTAATCTGCGAAGTTGAAAAAACTAAAGATGAAACTTGTCTGTTAATTGAAAAAATAAAGGAAGATTTTCCTAATCTAAAAATTCTTGTTCTTGTTGATTATAATGATAGAAAACATATTAGTGAATTGCTTAAATATAAATTGGAAGGATATTTACTTAAAAATACAACTAAGGAAGAATTAATTTTTGCCGCAAAAAAAATTCACAATGGAGAAAAATATTACAGCAAAAAAATTTATGAATATGTAATGAATAATTTTGATAAGGAACTGAACGAACAGAAAAGTGAAATGATTGACGAATTGTTAAGTGAAAGAGAAAAAGAAATTTTAGAGCACATTGTTCTTGGGAAAAAAAATAAAGAAATTTCCCAAACTTTTTTTATCAGCGAAAATACAGTTTTAACGCACCGTAGAAATATCATGAAAAAAATGAATGTAAAAAGCACTCCGGAATTAATTGTTGCCTCAATTAGAAATGGAATAGTTACCTTCAAATAA
- a CDS encoding metallophosphoesterase family protein, translating to MNIKKQIILISTKIYLFILILLQFTFTQNNAQPMKNLKFNEDGKFKILQFTDIHLDIQNQSETDSVINMMTDIIKKENPNLVVLTGDIVTSKPVEKAWEIVTEPMRKLEIPWAVVFGNHDYEQGSSNKEIMDYLVTLPYNFSEAGPENISGVGNYVLQVKSSDSDNLKTILYFIDSNAYTYEKDNEELGNYDWIKFDQIQWYRNISKNFTTNNDMKPLPALAFFHIPLPEYDLIKKFPTTIGDRDEEVCSPKINSGMYNAFLECGDVMGMFVGHDHNNNYIGTLNNIALAYGCKTGKNSYGDFDKGGRVIVLYEDERKFDTWIHNTNEPSINFATYPDSFAK from the coding sequence ATGAATATTAAGAAACAAATAATATTAATTTCTACAAAAATATATTTATTTATTCTAATTTTACTTCAATTTACATTTACACAAAATAATGCACAACCTATGAAAAATCTTAAATTTAATGAAGACGGTAAATTTAAAATATTACAATTCACAGATATTCATTTGGATATTCAAAACCAATCTGAAACAGATAGTGTAATAAATATGATGACGGATATAATAAAAAAAGAAAATCCAAATTTAGTTGTTTTAACCGGTGATATTGTTACATCAAAACCGGTTGAAAAAGCTTGGGAAATAGTAACCGAGCCAATGAGAAAATTGGAAATACCATGGGCTGTTGTTTTTGGAAATCACGATTATGAACAAGGAAGTTCAAATAAAGAAATTATGGATTATCTGGTAACGCTTCCTTATAATTTCTCAGAAGCTGGACCAGAAAATATTTCTGGAGTTGGAAATTATGTGCTTCAAGTAAAATCTTCGGATTCTGATAACCTAAAAACCATACTCTATTTTATTGATTCAAATGCATATACGTATGAAAAAGATAATGAAGAACTTGGTAATTATGATTGGATAAAGTTTGATCAAATTCAATGGTATAGAAATATTTCTAAAAATTTCACAACTAACAATGATATGAAACCATTGCCTGCTTTGGCATTTTTCCACATTCCGCTTCCCGAATATGATTTAATTAAAAAATTTCCAACTACAATTGGTGATAGAGACGAAGAAGTTTGTTCGCCAAAAATTAATTCTGGAATGTATAATGCTTTTTTAGAATGCGGAGATGTTATGGGAATGTTCGTTGGGCACGATCATAATAATAATTACATCGGAACACTTAATAATATTGCTCTTGCTTACGGTTGTAAAACCGGAAAAAATTCATACGGAGATTTTGATAAAGGCGGAAGAGTAATAGTTCTTTATGAAGATGAAAGAAAATTTGATACTTGGATTCACAACACAAATGAACCAAGCATTAATTTTGCTACTTATCCCGACTCATTTGCTAAATAA
- a CDS encoding TonB-dependent receptor, protein MVISNRFLNSHKLIFVTLIFFIPSIVVLPQSIIKGKIFDSKTNLPLVGANIYLEETNFGSLSDENGNFSFSCNVDIKSRKLKASYIGYFTEVIEINSEKPVEIYLKPSLLNLDQIVVTGTRTERFLKDTPVSTRVINKEQIQNSGASDIKQALSEINGIVIHENQFGTGVNTVEIQGFSSQHVQILVDGIKMIGRVNGELDISAVPINQVERIEIVKGAASALYGSEAMGGVINIITNKIDNNFSVNSDLITGSYGRLDGNININAPIQNWKPSLNLSYRKYDGYDLNDLTPSEDGTAYQKYHGQFNINRNLSKSSEVNFRTLFFTENHNSQSSQIFEDKIENNHFAGRLEFATKKFFNSLNIKSGIEYSAYNHKYDQKVISSGFIKEGDISDEKLMRGDLLFDFSVGSNLINSGYSFEYEEIKSDRVIGKNQNNTLNNIFLQDEITLNDWSTFLGGIRLDAHSVYGSQFTPKATIMLKPSNTSRIRFSYSEGFRSPSFKELFIEYVNLTVGYHISGNPNLQPEKSLSIQTDFEYWNDNNYHFRIHLNYNKISNLIDYEYLGIVDNYGLYKTANLEKVNTWGGDFEIEYFPLDFMNFKFGYGYFDSKDFQTNESLPFKSNHKLNFSINLNFIESLSFNIRGQFFGEQFYLSDFDEIAQIGIKESIPSYWLFHTNLNYKITEILDAHLGLRNLNDYVNKTWGPMPGREWHIGIKFNYK, encoded by the coding sequence GTGGTAATTTCAAATAGATTTCTAAATTCACATAAACTAATTTTTGTTACTTTAATATTTTTTATTCCGTCAATAGTTGTATTACCGCAATCAATTATTAAAGGAAAAATTTTTGATTCAAAAACAAATCTTCCTTTAGTTGGCGCAAATATTTATTTGGAAGAAACTAATTTTGGAAGCTTGAGCGATGAAAATGGAAATTTTTCATTTTCATGTAATGTTGATATAAAATCCCGAAAACTAAAAGCATCTTACATCGGATACTTCACGGAAGTTATTGAAATAAATTCTGAGAAACCAGTCGAAATTTATTTAAAACCATCTCTTCTAAATTTAGATCAAATTGTTGTAACCGGAACAAGAACCGAAAGATTTTTAAAAGACACACCGGTTTCCACAAGAGTTATAAATAAAGAACAAATTCAAAATTCCGGAGCGAGTGATATAAAGCAAGCACTTTCGGAAATTAACGGAATCGTGATTCATGAAAATCAATTTGGAACCGGAGTGAACACTGTTGAAATTCAAGGATTTAGCAGCCAGCATGTACAGATTTTAGTTGATGGAATTAAAATGATCGGCAGAGTAAACGGGGAGCTTGATATTTCCGCAGTTCCCATTAACCAAGTTGAAAGAATTGAAATTGTAAAAGGAGCCGCTTCTGCATTATATGGAAGTGAAGCAATGGGCGGAGTTATAAATATTATCACAAATAAAATTGATAATAATTTTTCTGTTAATTCTGATTTAATCACCGGAAGTTACGGAAGACTTGACGGAAATATTAATATTAACGCTCCAATTCAAAATTGGAAACCAAGTTTAAATCTCAGTTACAGAAAATATGATGGATATGATCTAAATGATTTAACGCCATCTGAAGACGGAACGGCATATCAAAAATATCATGGTCAATTTAATATCAACAGAAATTTAAGCAAAAGTTCTGAAGTGAATTTTAGAACATTATTTTTTACAGAAAATCACAATTCACAAAGCAGTCAAATTTTTGAAGACAAAATTGAGAATAATCATTTTGCCGGAAGACTTGAGTTTGCGACTAAGAAATTTTTTAATTCACTAAATATTAAATCCGGAATTGAATATTCGGCATATAATCATAAATATGATCAAAAAGTAATTAGCAGCGGATTTATTAAAGAAGGTGATATTTCAGATGAAAAACTTATGCGCGGAGATTTGTTATTTGATTTTTCTGTGGGCAGTAATTTGATAAATAGCGGATATTCTTTTGAGTATGAAGAAATTAAATCTGATAGAGTAATTGGAAAAAATCAAAATAATACTTTAAATAATATTTTTCTTCAAGATGAAATTACATTAAATGATTGGTCGACTTTTCTTGGTGGAATTCGTTTAGATGCGCATTCAGTTTATGGAAGTCAATTTACACCAAAAGCCACAATAATGTTAAAGCCATCAAATACATCGCGAATAAGATTTTCTTATTCGGAAGGTTTTCGTTCACCTTCATTTAAAGAATTATTTATTGAGTATGTAAATTTAACGGTCGGTTATCATATCTCCGGGAACCCAAATCTGCAGCCGGAAAAATCATTATCTATTCAAACGGATTTTGAATATTGGAATGATAATAATTACCATTTTAGAATTCATTTAAATTATAACAAAATTTCAAATTTAATTGATTACGAATATTTAGGAATTGTTGATAATTACGGATTATACAAAACTGCAAATTTGGAAAAAGTAAATACTTGGGGCGGAGATTTTGAGATAGAATATTTTCCATTAGATTTTATGAATTTCAAATTTGGATATGGATATTTTGATTCTAAAGATTTTCAGACAAATGAATCACTTCCATTCAAATCAAATCACAAATTAAATTTTTCCATCAACTTAAATTTTATTGAATCTTTATCATTCAATATAAGAGGGCAATTTTTTGGTGAGCAGTTTTATTTATCAGATTTTGATGAAATTGCTCAAATCGGTATAAAAGAAAGCATACCTTCTTATTGGTTATTCCACACAAATTTAAATTATAAAATTACAGAAATACTTGATGCTCATCTCGGTTTGAGAAATCTGAATGATTATGTAAATAAAACTTGGGGGCCAATGCCCGGGCGCGAATGGCATATTGGAATAAAATTTAATTACAAATAA